From one Phycodurus eques isolate BA_2022a chromosome 6, UOR_Pequ_1.1, whole genome shotgun sequence genomic stretch:
- the LOC133404076 gene encoding hexokinase-1-like, protein MIAAQLLAYYFTELKDDQLKKIDKYLYSMRLSDETLKDIMNRFRREMEDGLGHGTNPTATVKMLPTFVRSIPDGSEKGDFIALDLGGSNFRILRVKVTQDKKQPVQMESQVYETPDDIIHGSGTQLFDHVAECLGDFMEKQKIKDKKLPVGFTFSFPCAQTKLDEAVLVTWTKKFKASGVEGMDVVKLLNKAIKKRGDYEADIMAVVNDTVGTMMTCGFDDQRCEVGIIIGTGTNACYMEEMRHIDQVEGDEGRMCINTEWGAFGDDGSLEDLRTEFDREIDRGSINPGKQLFEKMASGMYMGELVRLILVKMAKEGLLFEGRITPELLTKGKIETKHVSAIEKTKEGLKKCMEILTRLGVEPSDEDCLAVQHVCTIVSFRSANLIAATLGGILSRLKENKGVARLRTTVGIDGSLYKMHPQYARRLHKMVRRLVPDSDVRFLLSESGSAKGAAMVTAVAYRLTEQARQIQQTLAEFRLSKAQLLEVKKRMRVEIERGLKKDTHQEATVKMLPTYVRSTPDGTENGDFLALDLGGTNFRVLLVKIRSGKRRSVEMHNKIYAIPIEVMQGTGEELFDHIVHCISDFLDYMGMKSARLPLGFTFSFPCHQTSLDAGILVTWTKGFKATDCEGEDVVELLREAIKRKEEFELDVVAIVNDTVGTMMTCAYEEPTCEVGLIAGTGSNACYMEEMRNIEIVEGNEGRMCVNMEWGAFGDNGCLDDIRTQYDQAVDENSLNEGKQRYEKMCSGMYLGEIVRQILIDLTKRGFLFRGQISETLKTRGIFETKFLSQIESDRLALLQVRAILQQLGLDSTCDDSIIVKEVCGTVSRRAAQICGAGMAAVVDKIRENRTQDHLDVTVGVDGTLYKLHPHFSRIFQQTVKELSPKCDVNFLLSEDGSGKGAALITAVGCRQREQEAQQH, encoded by the exons AAAAGGGGGATTTCATCGCTCTGGACCTCGGGGGATCAAATTTTCGGATCCTGCGAGTCAAGGTGACTCAGGATAAAAAACAACCGGTCCAAATGGAGAGCCAGGTCTACGAGACCCCCGACGACATCATTCACGGGAGTGGGACTCAG CTCTTTGACCACGTGGCAGAATGCCTCGGCGACTTCATGGAGAAACAAAAGATTAAGGACAAAAAGCTTCCCGTCGGATTCACCTTCTCATTTCCCTGCGCCCAAACCAAACTGGATGAG GCCGTCCTAGTGACATGGACAAAGAAGTTTAAGGCCAGCGGTGTGGAAGGCATGGACGTTGTAAAACTTCTTAACAAGGCCATCAAGAAACGGGGG GACTATGAGGCCGACATCATGGCGGTAGTGAACGACACAGTGGGAACCATGATGACATGCGGCTTTGACGATCAACGCTGTGAAGTGGGCATCATTATTG GAACAGGAACCAACGCCTGCTACATGGAGGAAATGCGTCACATCGACCAGGTGGAGGGCGATGAAGGTCGGATGTGCATCAACACGGAGTGGGGAGCCTTTGGGGACGACGGCTCCTTGGAGGACCTCCGTACGGAGTTTGACCGTGAGATCGACAGGGGGTCCATCAACCCAGGAAAGCAGCT TTTTGAGAAGATGGCCAGTGGCATGTATATGGGGGAACTGGTGCGACTCATTCTGGTCAAGATGGCCAAAGAGGGTTTGCTGTTTGAAGGACGCATAACCCCTGAGCTCCTGACAAAGGGGAAAATTGAGACCAAGCATGTTTCTGCCATTGAAAA GACTAAAGAAGGGCTGAAGAAGTGCATGGAAATCCTAACAAGGCTAGGGGTGGAGCCCTCTGATGAAGACTGCCTGGCCGTGCAGCACGTGTGCACCATTGTGTCGTTCCGCTCGGCCAATCTGATTGCCGCCACCCTGGGTGGCATACTCTCTCGTCTGAAAGAGAACAAGGGGGTGGCTCGCCTTCGCACCACTGTGGGCATCGACGGCTCTCTCTACAAGATGCACCCTCA GTACGCCCGCCGTCTGCACAAGATGGTACGTCGCTTGGTGCCAGATTCGGATGTCCGCTTCCTGCTGTCAGAGAGCGGGAGTGCCAAGGGCGCCGCCATGGTGACCGCGGTGGCGTACCGCCTGACGGAGCAGGCGCGGCAGATCCAGCAGACCTTGGCAGAGTTCCGACTGAGCAAAGCCCAACTGCTGGAAGTGAAGAAGCGCATGCGAGTGGAGATCGAAAGGGGCCTCAAGAAGGACACTCACCAGGAGGCCACGGTCAAAATGTTGCCCACATACGTCCGAAGTACACCGGATGGAACAG AGAATGGAGACTTTCTCGCTCTGGACCTCGGAGGGACAAACTTCCGTGTGCTTCTAGTAAAGATTCGCAGTGGGAAGAGGCGGTCAGTGGAGATGCACAACAAAATTTATGCCATTCCCATAGAGGTTATGCAGGGCACAGGAGAGGAG ctctttGACCACATTGTGCACTGCATCTCGGACTTCCTGGACTACATGGGAATGAAGAGCGCTCGTTTGCCTCTGGGTTTCACCTTTTCCTTCCCTTGTCATCAAACCAGCCTGGATGCA gGAATTCTTGTGACCTGGACCAAAGGCTTCAAAGCCACTGACTGCGAGGGTGAAGATGTGGTGGAGCTTCTGAGGGAGGCAATCAAGAGGAAAGAG GAGTTTGAGCTGGATGTAGTCGCAATCGTCAATGACACAGTGGGCACCATGATGACATGCGCATATGAGGAACCTACCTGCGAAGTGGGTCTGATTGCAG GGACGGGCAGCAATGCCTGTTACATGGAGGAGATGAGGAACATTGAGATCGTGGAGGGGAATGAAGGTCGAATGTGTGTCAACATGGAGTGGGGGGCGTTTGGAGACAATGGCTGCCTCGATGACATCAGGACCCAGTACGACCAGGCGGTGGACGAGAACTCGCTCAACGAAGGCAAACAAAG ATACGAGAAGATGTGCAGCGGCATGTACCTGGGAGAGATTGTCAGGCAGATCCTGATCGATCTCACCAAACGTGGATTCCTTTTCCGGGGACAAATCTCTGAAACGCTAAAGACTAGAGGCATCTTTGAGACGAAGTTCCTGTCTCAGATCGAGAG CGATCGTCTGGCTCTGCTGCAGGTCAGGGCCATCCTGCAGCAGCTGGGGCTGGACAGCACCTGTGATGACAGTATCATCGTGAAGGAGGTGTGCGGCACCGTGTCTCGCCGCGCTGCCCAGATTTGTGGGGCCGGCATGGCAGCGGTGGTGGACAAGATCCGCGAGAACCGGACACAGGACCATCTAGACGTGACCGTGGGCGTGGACGGAACCCTCTACAAGTTGCACCCACA CTTCTCACGGATCTTCCAGCAAACGGTGAAGGAGCTCTCCCCTAAATGCGACGTCAACTTTCTGCTGTCAGAGGACGGCAGCGGGAAGGGGGCTGCCCTCATCACGGCGGTGGGCTGCCGTCAGAGAGAGCAAGAAGCTCAGCAGCACTGA
- the zbtb45 gene encoding zinc finger and BTB domain-containing protein 45 isoform X3 yields MAPGTETVHYIHLHNSSQSVLEALRTQRREGLFCDVTVRIHDASLRAHACVLAAGSPFFQDKLLLGHSEISVPPLVPAETVKQLVDFMYSGSLVVLQSQALCILTAASILQIKTVIDECTQIISQRKAASAAAAAAAAAAAVGGGMLGSVLPKQEERGGGGGKGRESGGSCSGSVSGGYPNFPNFMVECSASNMGGESGPGPRVSAQVWKEPCGPMEQANSLMALGDMGPTSLCGGGEGLGGGLIKQSPSCTQDVRYKLRDLLAQTADNGGAAQAGSLSASCSSGVGSVDSVGRNSLRGNATDLSDDLVSMEHFSEEEDLDGRERGRDGDRDRGASHSRKQRQPLRLQVLGGGGEGVVVKDEGAQDADGTAYNLEDGRRDGEQGGPQGAMAAFGQDFYDEQGVFTESFWPQSEPPQPMAFNPRGRVSKPLTPPSTSQSINNQYPVSQSQPPPFYMGGMDTMAGAEPSQQAPPPVPMTPAPPPATNTAAACSSGPSPSSQGSETSFDCTHCGKSLRSRKNYSKHMFIHSGQKPHQCSICWRSFSLRDYLLKHMVVHTGVRAFQCSMCGKRFTQKSSLNVHMRTHRAERTFQCNVCHRAFTHRTLLERHALQHAPQVPPGRSVDMTSPAKHSPPAMGGPSGMAGAAGMVGGMANLPGHGAASN; encoded by the exons ATGGCGCCCGGCACAGAGACAGTCCACTACATCCACCTCCACAACTCAAGCCAGTCGGTGCTGGAGGCCCTGCGCACCCAACGGCGTGAGGGCCTCTTTTGCGATGTGACGGTACGCATCCACGACGCATCGTTGCGGGCCCACGCCTGTGTTCTGGCGGCTGGCAGCCCCTTCTTCCAGGACAAGTTGCTCCTGGGACACTCAGAGATCTCAGTGCCGCCCTTGGTGCCAGCCGAAACGGTCAAGCAGCTGGTGGACTTCATGTACAGCGGCTCGCTGGTGGTGCTCCAGTCGCAGGCGCTCTGCATCCTCACCGCCGCCAGCATACTGCAAATCAAGACGGTCATTGACGAGTGCACGCAGATTATCTCGCAGAGGAAGGCGGCGAGTGCGGCGGCGGCAGctgctgcggcggcggcggcggtcggCGGGGGGATGCTGGGCAGCGTACTCCCCAAGCAAGAGGAGCGTGGCGGCGGTGGAGGGAAAGGGAGGGAGAGCGGTGGCAGCTGTTCAGGCAGCGTCAGCGGAGGATACCCCAACTTCCCTAACTTCATGGTGGAGTGCAGCGCCAGTAACATGGGTGGCGAGAGCGGGCCCGGCCCCAGGGTTTCTGCGCAAGTATGGAAA GAACCCTGCGGCCCAATGGAGCAGGCCAACAGTCTGATGGCGCTGGGGGACATGGGCCCAACGTCCTTATGCGGAGGTGGCGAGGGTCTGGGCGGTGGCCTCATCAAGCAGAGCCCCAGCTGCACGCAGGACGTCCGCTACAAGCTGCGTGACCTGCTAGCGCAGACGGCAGACAACGGAGGCGCCGCCCAAGCCGGCAGCCTGTCCGCAAGCTGCAGCTCCGGCGTGGGCAGCGTAGACAGCGTCGGCAGGAATAGTCTCCGTGGCAACGCCACCGACCTCTCTGACGACCTGGTGAGCATGGAGCACTTCAGCGAGGAGGAGGACTTGGACGGCAGGGAGCGTGGCAGAGATGGAGACCGAGACAGGGGGGCAAGCCATAGCCGCAAGCAGAGGCAGCCACTCAGGCTCCAG GTGTTGGGAGGCGGAGGTGAGGGCGTCGTGGTGAAAGATGAGGGAGCGCAGGACGCCGACGGGACGGCCTACAACCTGGAGGACGGCAGGCGGGACGGAGAGCAGGGCGGACCCCAGGGAGCCATGGCGGCCTTCGGACAG GACTTCTATGACGAGCAGGGTGTCTTCACTGAGAGTTTCTGGCCGCAGAGCGAACCTCCTCAGCCCATGGCGTTTAATCCCAGAGGACGGGTCAGCAAGCCTCTGACTCCACCCTCAACCTCGCAGTCCATCAACAACCAG TACCCAGTGAGCCAGTCGCAGCCGCCGCCGTTCTACATGGGAGGGATGGACACCATGGCGGGGGCTGAACCCAGCCAACAGGCCCCGCCGCCTGTCCCCATGACACCGGCGCCACCCCCCGCCACCAACACGGCCGCTGCCTGCTCTTCGGGCCCCTCGCCTTCCTCCCAAGGATCCGAGACCTCCTTCGACTGCACGCACTGTGGCAAATCTTTACGTTCCAGGAAGAATTACAGCAAGCACATGTTCATCCACTCTG GTCAGAAACCCCACCAGTGCTCCATCTGCTGGCGCTCTTTCTCCCTGCGCGACTACCTCCTCAAGCACATGGTGGTGCATACGGGCGTGCGGGCCTTCCAGTGCTCCATGTGCGGCAAGCGCTTCACGCAGAAGAGCTCGCTCAACGTGCACATGCGCACGCACCGCGCCGAGCGCACCTTCCAGTGCAACGTGTGCCACCGGGCTTTCACTCACCGCACCTTGCTGGAGCGCCACGCCCTGCAGCACGCGCCCCAGGTCCCGCCGGGGCGCAGCGTCGACATGACCTCGCCCGCCAAGCACAGCCCTCCCGCCATGGGGGGGCCCTCAGGTATGGCCGGGGCGGCTGGCATGGTGGGCGGAATGGCCAACCTGCCGGGCCACGGCGCCGCATCCAACTAG
- the zbtb45 gene encoding zinc finger and BTB domain-containing protein 45 isoform X1: MAPGTETVHYIHLHNSSQSVLEALRTQRREGLFCDVTVRIHDASLRAHACVLAAGSPFFQDKLLLGHSEISVPPLVPAETVKQLVDFMYSGSLVVLQSQALCILTAASILQIKTVIDECTQIISQRKAASAAAAAAAAAAAVGGGMLGSVLPKQEERGGGGGKGRESGGSCSGSVSGGYPNFPNFMVECSASNMGGESGPGPRVSAQVWKEPCGPMEQANSLMALGDMGPTSLCGGGEGLGGGLIKQSPSCTQDVRYKLRDLLAQTADNGGAAQAGSLSASCSSGVGSVDSVGRNSLRGNATDLSDDLVSMEHFSEEEDLDGRERGRDGDRDRGASHSRKQRQPLRLQVLGGGGEGVVVKDEGAQDADGTAYNLEDGRRDGEQGGPQGAMAAFGQDFYDEQGVFTESFWPQSEPPQPMAFNPRGRVSKPLTPPSTSQSINNQLLFQYPVSQSQPPPFYMGGMDTMAGAEPSQQAPPPVPMTPAPPPATNTAAACSSGPSPSSQGSETSFDCTHCGKSLRSRKNYSKHMFIHSGQKPHQCSICWRSFSLRDYLLKHMVVHTGVRAFQCSMCGKRFTQKSSLNVHMRTHRAERTFQCNVCHRAFTHRTLLERHALQHAPQVPPGRSVDMTSPAKHSPPAMGGPSGMAGAAGMVGGMANLPGHGAASN, translated from the exons ATGGCGCCCGGCACAGAGACAGTCCACTACATCCACCTCCACAACTCAAGCCAGTCGGTGCTGGAGGCCCTGCGCACCCAACGGCGTGAGGGCCTCTTTTGCGATGTGACGGTACGCATCCACGACGCATCGTTGCGGGCCCACGCCTGTGTTCTGGCGGCTGGCAGCCCCTTCTTCCAGGACAAGTTGCTCCTGGGACACTCAGAGATCTCAGTGCCGCCCTTGGTGCCAGCCGAAACGGTCAAGCAGCTGGTGGACTTCATGTACAGCGGCTCGCTGGTGGTGCTCCAGTCGCAGGCGCTCTGCATCCTCACCGCCGCCAGCATACTGCAAATCAAGACGGTCATTGACGAGTGCACGCAGATTATCTCGCAGAGGAAGGCGGCGAGTGCGGCGGCGGCAGctgctgcggcggcggcggcggtcggCGGGGGGATGCTGGGCAGCGTACTCCCCAAGCAAGAGGAGCGTGGCGGCGGTGGAGGGAAAGGGAGGGAGAGCGGTGGCAGCTGTTCAGGCAGCGTCAGCGGAGGATACCCCAACTTCCCTAACTTCATGGTGGAGTGCAGCGCCAGTAACATGGGTGGCGAGAGCGGGCCCGGCCCCAGGGTTTCTGCGCAAGTATGGAAA GAACCCTGCGGCCCAATGGAGCAGGCCAACAGTCTGATGGCGCTGGGGGACATGGGCCCAACGTCCTTATGCGGAGGTGGCGAGGGTCTGGGCGGTGGCCTCATCAAGCAGAGCCCCAGCTGCACGCAGGACGTCCGCTACAAGCTGCGTGACCTGCTAGCGCAGACGGCAGACAACGGAGGCGCCGCCCAAGCCGGCAGCCTGTCCGCAAGCTGCAGCTCCGGCGTGGGCAGCGTAGACAGCGTCGGCAGGAATAGTCTCCGTGGCAACGCCACCGACCTCTCTGACGACCTGGTGAGCATGGAGCACTTCAGCGAGGAGGAGGACTTGGACGGCAGGGAGCGTGGCAGAGATGGAGACCGAGACAGGGGGGCAAGCCATAGCCGCAAGCAGAGGCAGCCACTCAGGCTCCAG GTGTTGGGAGGCGGAGGTGAGGGCGTCGTGGTGAAAGATGAGGGAGCGCAGGACGCCGACGGGACGGCCTACAACCTGGAGGACGGCAGGCGGGACGGAGAGCAGGGCGGACCCCAGGGAGCCATGGCGGCCTTCGGACAG GACTTCTATGACGAGCAGGGTGTCTTCACTGAGAGTTTCTGGCCGCAGAGCGAACCTCCTCAGCCCATGGCGTTTAATCCCAGAGGACGGGTCAGCAAGCCTCTGACTCCACCCTCAACCTCGCAGTCCATCAACAACCAG CTTCTTTTCCAGTACCCAGTGAGCCAGTCGCAGCCGCCGCCGTTCTACATGGGAGGGATGGACACCATGGCGGGGGCTGAACCCAGCCAACAGGCCCCGCCGCCTGTCCCCATGACACCGGCGCCACCCCCCGCCACCAACACGGCCGCTGCCTGCTCTTCGGGCCCCTCGCCTTCCTCCCAAGGATCCGAGACCTCCTTCGACTGCACGCACTGTGGCAAATCTTTACGTTCCAGGAAGAATTACAGCAAGCACATGTTCATCCACTCTG GTCAGAAACCCCACCAGTGCTCCATCTGCTGGCGCTCTTTCTCCCTGCGCGACTACCTCCTCAAGCACATGGTGGTGCATACGGGCGTGCGGGCCTTCCAGTGCTCCATGTGCGGCAAGCGCTTCACGCAGAAGAGCTCGCTCAACGTGCACATGCGCACGCACCGCGCCGAGCGCACCTTCCAGTGCAACGTGTGCCACCGGGCTTTCACTCACCGCACCTTGCTGGAGCGCCACGCCCTGCAGCACGCGCCCCAGGTCCCGCCGGGGCGCAGCGTCGACATGACCTCGCCCGCCAAGCACAGCCCTCCCGCCATGGGGGGGCCCTCAGGTATGGCCGGGGCGGCTGGCATGGTGGGCGGAATGGCCAACCTGCCGGGCCACGGCGCCGCATCCAACTAG
- the zbtb45 gene encoding zinc finger and BTB domain-containing protein 45 isoform X2: MAPGTETVHYIHLHNSSQSVLEALRTQRREGLFCDVTVRIHDASLRAHACVLAAGSPFFQDKLLLGHSEISVPPLVPAETVKQLVDFMYSGSLVVLQSQALCILTAASILQIKTVIDECTQIISQRKAASAAAAAAAAAAAVGGGMLGSVLPKQEERGGGGGKGRESGGSCSGSVSGGYPNFPNFMVECSASNMGGESGPGPRVSAQEPCGPMEQANSLMALGDMGPTSLCGGGEGLGGGLIKQSPSCTQDVRYKLRDLLAQTADNGGAAQAGSLSASCSSGVGSVDSVGRNSLRGNATDLSDDLVSMEHFSEEEDLDGRERGRDGDRDRGASHSRKQRQPLRLQVLGGGGEGVVVKDEGAQDADGTAYNLEDGRRDGEQGGPQGAMAAFGQDFYDEQGVFTESFWPQSEPPQPMAFNPRGRVSKPLTPPSTSQSINNQLLFQYPVSQSQPPPFYMGGMDTMAGAEPSQQAPPPVPMTPAPPPATNTAAACSSGPSPSSQGSETSFDCTHCGKSLRSRKNYSKHMFIHSGQKPHQCSICWRSFSLRDYLLKHMVVHTGVRAFQCSMCGKRFTQKSSLNVHMRTHRAERTFQCNVCHRAFTHRTLLERHALQHAPQVPPGRSVDMTSPAKHSPPAMGGPSGMAGAAGMVGGMANLPGHGAASN; this comes from the exons ATGGCGCCCGGCACAGAGACAGTCCACTACATCCACCTCCACAACTCAAGCCAGTCGGTGCTGGAGGCCCTGCGCACCCAACGGCGTGAGGGCCTCTTTTGCGATGTGACGGTACGCATCCACGACGCATCGTTGCGGGCCCACGCCTGTGTTCTGGCGGCTGGCAGCCCCTTCTTCCAGGACAAGTTGCTCCTGGGACACTCAGAGATCTCAGTGCCGCCCTTGGTGCCAGCCGAAACGGTCAAGCAGCTGGTGGACTTCATGTACAGCGGCTCGCTGGTGGTGCTCCAGTCGCAGGCGCTCTGCATCCTCACCGCCGCCAGCATACTGCAAATCAAGACGGTCATTGACGAGTGCACGCAGATTATCTCGCAGAGGAAGGCGGCGAGTGCGGCGGCGGCAGctgctgcggcggcggcggcggtcggCGGGGGGATGCTGGGCAGCGTACTCCCCAAGCAAGAGGAGCGTGGCGGCGGTGGAGGGAAAGGGAGGGAGAGCGGTGGCAGCTGTTCAGGCAGCGTCAGCGGAGGATACCCCAACTTCCCTAACTTCATGGTGGAGTGCAGCGCCAGTAACATGGGTGGCGAGAGCGGGCCCGGCCCCAGGGTTTCTGCGCAA GAACCCTGCGGCCCAATGGAGCAGGCCAACAGTCTGATGGCGCTGGGGGACATGGGCCCAACGTCCTTATGCGGAGGTGGCGAGGGTCTGGGCGGTGGCCTCATCAAGCAGAGCCCCAGCTGCACGCAGGACGTCCGCTACAAGCTGCGTGACCTGCTAGCGCAGACGGCAGACAACGGAGGCGCCGCCCAAGCCGGCAGCCTGTCCGCAAGCTGCAGCTCCGGCGTGGGCAGCGTAGACAGCGTCGGCAGGAATAGTCTCCGTGGCAACGCCACCGACCTCTCTGACGACCTGGTGAGCATGGAGCACTTCAGCGAGGAGGAGGACTTGGACGGCAGGGAGCGTGGCAGAGATGGAGACCGAGACAGGGGGGCAAGCCATAGCCGCAAGCAGAGGCAGCCACTCAGGCTCCAG GTGTTGGGAGGCGGAGGTGAGGGCGTCGTGGTGAAAGATGAGGGAGCGCAGGACGCCGACGGGACGGCCTACAACCTGGAGGACGGCAGGCGGGACGGAGAGCAGGGCGGACCCCAGGGAGCCATGGCGGCCTTCGGACAG GACTTCTATGACGAGCAGGGTGTCTTCACTGAGAGTTTCTGGCCGCAGAGCGAACCTCCTCAGCCCATGGCGTTTAATCCCAGAGGACGGGTCAGCAAGCCTCTGACTCCACCCTCAACCTCGCAGTCCATCAACAACCAG CTTCTTTTCCAGTACCCAGTGAGCCAGTCGCAGCCGCCGCCGTTCTACATGGGAGGGATGGACACCATGGCGGGGGCTGAACCCAGCCAACAGGCCCCGCCGCCTGTCCCCATGACACCGGCGCCACCCCCCGCCACCAACACGGCCGCTGCCTGCTCTTCGGGCCCCTCGCCTTCCTCCCAAGGATCCGAGACCTCCTTCGACTGCACGCACTGTGGCAAATCTTTACGTTCCAGGAAGAATTACAGCAAGCACATGTTCATCCACTCTG GTCAGAAACCCCACCAGTGCTCCATCTGCTGGCGCTCTTTCTCCCTGCGCGACTACCTCCTCAAGCACATGGTGGTGCATACGGGCGTGCGGGCCTTCCAGTGCTCCATGTGCGGCAAGCGCTTCACGCAGAAGAGCTCGCTCAACGTGCACATGCGCACGCACCGCGCCGAGCGCACCTTCCAGTGCAACGTGTGCCACCGGGCTTTCACTCACCGCACCTTGCTGGAGCGCCACGCCCTGCAGCACGCGCCCCAGGTCCCGCCGGGGCGCAGCGTCGACATGACCTCGCCCGCCAAGCACAGCCCTCCCGCCATGGGGGGGCCCTCAGGTATGGCCGGGGCGGCTGGCATGGTGGGCGGAATGGCCAACCTGCCGGGCCACGGCGCCGCATCCAACTAG